One Deltaproteobacteria bacterium genomic window, CGGGAGACACCGATTCCGCCGATCTCCTCCCTCTACCTGAACACCTGGTTCGGGCCAGCCGGGTCGCGAAACGGGAAGCCGACTATCCCCTCATCCGGGCCATGCATGAGTCCGGAATCGGCGGGAAGGGAGGAGGGAAGCCCCCCCACCCCCTCCACCAGGGACCGGAGCCTTCCCCCGGCCATTGGTGGGAGGTGCCTTCATCGGCTCCCTGGCCGGAGAAGATCTCTTACAGTGAGGTGGTGTTTCTGCGCCGTTCCAGGCGCAACTTCCTGAAAAAGCCCCTAGAAGAAAACGAAATCATGGCCCTCCTGGACTCCCTCTGTATCCCGGATCCGAAGGCATGGCCCCCCGAGATCACCGGAAGAGGATCCCTTGAAATCGGTTTCCTCCTGGCCGAAGGTGGACCCTTCCCATCCGGGTTCTACCTCCTCGATCCCGTACGGCGGGCCTTCGGAATGGTGATCCCGGGGGGCCTTACGGACAGGATGTCCCGCATCTGCCTGGATCAGGCCTGGCTCGGGAATGCCGGTATCCATTTCCTGTTTCTTGCGGACCTCGAGGAACTCGACCGCAGGTGGGGGGCCCGGGGCTACCGCTATGCCATGATGGCCGCAGGCCGCTTGGGGCAGAGGCTTTACCTGGCGGCTACCGCCCTGGGCCTTGGGTGTTGCGGTATCGGGGCCTTTTACGACGGGGAGGCCTTCGAACTCCTGGGGCTTAAAGGAGGTGTCCGCCTCCTCTACCTGGTGGCGGTGGGACGGATAAAAGGGGGACCCGGGACCGGAAGTCTGTAGCTTTAGGGGCCAAGGGTTCGAGTGAAATGCTCAGGCCGGCTTAACGCTCATACAAAAAACACTCGGCCACTTGAATCCTTGGATCCTTGAACCCTTTTAAAAAACGATCGAACTGAAGTCTTCACCTGAAGGCCGAAGGTTCTCCCATTCCTCGAATGGGACATTAAAAAATGCCTGCACCACCGGAAAAGGGGTATAGGGTCTTTTCTCGGGTGACTATCGTAAGGCCCTCGTTATTTCAGAGGGTTTGGATAAAAGACAGGTTGGATTCCTTGGAAAAAACTCAGTTTCGATGGTACGACGGTGCGCTCCTGCGGGTAGTGCCCCCGCTTGCGGCCCTGTTGATAAAGTCCTGGATGCTCACCTGCAGGGTTGTGGAGACAAGGGGCAGGGAAAAGGCGGAAGAGGCCCTTGAGCGGGCCGGAGGAAGGGCGGTTTTCGGTACGTGGCACCAGAGGATGAGCTACCATTTTCACCACCTGGGCGCGCGAGGGATCACGGTAATGATCAGCCAGAGCCGGGACGGAGAATACGCCGCTAGGGTCGCGACCTGGCTTGGGTTCAAGAACGTACGGGGATCCTCGACCCGGGGGGGTTCCAAGGCGCTCAGGGACCTGATTGAACGGCTCAAGGAGGGTGCGATCGGGGGCATGTTGGCCGACGGTCCCCAGGGGCCCCCGAGGGTGGCCAAAATCGGTTCCGTGCTCATGGCGCGAAACGCCGGCGTCCCGCTCATCCCGGTCCTCTGGGGGGCGGACAGGTGCTGGGTCCTCAATTCCTGGGACCGTTTTCTGGTCCCCAAGCCCTTTGCCCGGATCGCCCTCTATTACGGCGATCCCATATGGGTGCCCCCTGAGGCCGACGGCGAGGTTCTCGAGGTCTACCGCAGGAGATTCGAAGATCTGCTGAATCAAGGTGCCCGCTGGTGCGACGAGCAGTTCGGAGCGGAAAGGCCCTGGCGAAAGGCCGGTAAAAAGGGCCTCCCCGAAATCGGTCCTCTACCTCCTCCTTCCTGAAACAGCTATTCCACCCTGGACTCCCGGAGAAAATCCCTCAGTCCCTGCTTTCCGCTCCCTCCGGGGGACTTATATTTTTAACGGGTTCAAGATTGTTTATGCAAAATTACGCTTGAAGGGACAAATTCTTTTAAAGACCGATGAGTTCACTTCAACCGAAAACGAACCGGCACCACGACCCACATTTCAACGGGTTCATCTCCTCTCTTCCCGGGCTCAAAACGCCACTTCCGGACTGCATTCAGGGCCGCCTTGTCCAACACGGGATACCCGCTTGAATGGAGAAGTCGAACCTCCTTCGCCTTCCCCTCCCGGTCCACCAGGACCTCCATCTGAACCACCCCCTGGTAGCCCCTCCTGCGGGCGATCCGGGGGTAGCGGGGGGGGCGGTTTTCCTTGTAAAGAGGCATGGCTTCACGAAGCGTCGGAGCAGCGGGGGCTGCACTTTCCGCTCTTCCGGCACCTCGGACCGGGCTCTGCCTAAGGACCGCATTGGGACCCCGGAGGTGAAAAGAGGAACCCCTGCCCGGGTTGCCCAGGGAAGGGGAGATTGAGGCCACGGGGCCAGGTTCTGGAACCTTGGCCGGAGCGGGGCTGGGCTTGGGCGGCGGGGATCTTCTGATCTCGCGGGTTTTCAGGACCCTGGGGGGATGCATGGTCATCTTTTTTTGGGGTTTTTTGGCAGGTTTCGGGGGCTGGGACCGCCTTTTGCGGGGCGGCGGGGGGGTGGATTTCTTCGGCGGGGCGAGTGGAGGTCTTCTCTCGCTCGCCGTCTCCCTGGGAGGTGAAGAAATAACCTTTTTGGGAGACTCCCGGTAACTGAGGGCCAGGCTGAGGGGTTCCTTCCGGAGCCGGGGCGGAACGATCTTCGGGCTCCAGTGGGGGGAAAAATAGAAAATCAGGCCATGAAGCATAAGGGCCAGGCCGGCTGCCGGCAAAAGGGGTCTCACGGCGACGAATCCACCTCCGCCTGGAGGGAAATGCGGGTAAGGCCCGCCGTCCTTATGGTGTCCAGCACCTGAAAGAGCCTCTGGTAAGGAAGCCCCCGGTCGGCGAAAAGCAGCACTCCTTTTTCTCCACCGCCCCGGGCACGCCTCCTCAACTCCTGTTCAAGCCCCCTCAGGTTCGTCTTACGCTTATCCAGGTAAACGGTCCCGTCCTCCTTCACCGTCACGGAAATGATGGAGGTCTTGTCGATCTTTGCCGTGTTTGATACGGGAAGACGGACGGGAAGGCCCCTGTGAACGGCCATGGAAAGCATGGCATAGATGAAAAAGACCAAAAGAAGGAAAACGATGTCGATGAGGGGCAACATCTCGATGCGCGGACGTCTGGGGCCTGGAATCCGAACCTTCATGGCCTCTCCCCCCCTTCTTCTTCGCTGGCGGAAACCAGCTTTTCGTAAACGATCTCCAGGCTGGTAGCATATTTCTCTATCGCAGAGGCCGCGTTTTCAACCCGCGAGTTAAAGTAATTATAGGGCAGGACGCTGAGAATGGCGATCCCCAAGCCCGAGGCCGTCGTGATCAGGGCCTGGGCGATACCGGCCGTCACCGCCTGGGGATGCTCAATCCCCGCCGTGCCCAGGAGCTCAAAGGAGGAGATGATTCCAATCACCGTTCCGAAGATTCCCAGCAGGGGAGCCACCGTGATCATGGTATCCAGCACGATCAGGTAGCGGCGCATCCGCTTGATTTCATCGGCCGCCGCCGTCTCCATGGCCTTGCTCATGGAAAACTCCCTGTGAAGGATCCCGCTGACCAGGATTCGGATGATATAGTCCTTGGATCCCCTGACCTTCTCCTTGATCTTTTCCCAATCCCCTTGGCGGCAGAGTTCCAGGACCTCGTCCACAAGGGGTTGGTTACGATGGAAATCCTCACGGACCCAAAAAAACGCCCGCTCCAGGATGACTGTCAGGGACAGGATGGAACACAATAGAAGCGGGTACATGACAGGTCCGCCCTTGATGAAAAAATCGATCATGGAACCTCCTTCACATCAGACTCACCCGGGGTTTTCCCGTGGCGGGGTGACGGTCCACCAGGACGGGGCAGTCGTAGACCGCCTCCAGGGCGGGGCCGGTCAGGACCACTCCCGGGTCCCCGATATCGAAGACCTCCCCTTCCTTGAGCAACACCAGGCGGTGGCAATAGCGGGCCGCCAGGTCGATATCATGGGAGACCAGGACCACGCTCAGTCCCTTTTCGCGGCTCAGAGAGGAGATGAGCCCGAAGATCTCCCCCTTGTATTTCAGGTCCAGGAAAGACGTGGGTTCGTCCAGGAGTATGATTTCCGGTTCCTGGGCCAAGGCCCTTGCAAGGAGGACGCGTTGTTTCTCACCACCGGACAGCTCGTGGATAGAGCGTCCCGCCAGGGCCAGGGCATCGGTTGCCCGGAGGGCCTCCTCGGCCGCTTCCAAGTCCCTTTCGTCTTCGAAGCGAAGGCCCTTCAAGTGGGGAAACCGCCCCATGAGCACGACCTCCAGAACGGAGAAGGAGAACCTGAAGTGGTTCTCCTGTGACACCATGGCGACCTCCCGGGCCAATTGAGGTCGCTTTATTCCTTTAAGCGGCCTTCCCCGCAGGAGGACCTCCCCCTCCCGGGGGACCAGAATCCCGTCCATGATCCTGAGCAGAGTGCTCTTGCCCGAACCGTTGGGGCCCAGGATTCCCAGGATATCGCCGGGGCTCACTTCCAGGCTGACGTTTCTCACGGCCCAGGTGCTTCCGTACCTGTAGCCCACGTTTCGGAGGGTCAGGATCGGGTCCACCGGCTTCCCCTCGTCTTCAGGAGGTAGATGAAAAAGGGAGCCCCGAGAAAGGCCGTCACCACCCCAACGGGAATTTCATTGGGGGAGATGACTGTCCGGGCAATGGTATCCGCTGCGACCAGGAATGCGGCCCCGCCGATGGAAGCCGCGGGAATCAGGAGCCGGTGATCGGATCCAAGGGCCATCCGGGTTAGGTGGGGTACGATCAAGCCCACGAATCCGATGAGCCCGGAAAAGGAGACCACCAGACCGATGACCAGGGAAATGATCACCAGGCACACCTTCTTGGTCCTCTCCACCTCCACCCCGAGCTGAGAGGCGACCTCTTCCCCTGCCGTCATCAAGTTCAGGTGGCGGGCGTGGGCGTAAAGGACGACGGAGCCCGCAAGAAGGACAGGAGTCAGTACGGCCAGGGGGATGTACCGGCTCTGGGAAAGATCCCCGTAAAGCCAGAACAGCATGGTGTGGAGGCGGCTGTCCGCCGTGGTGGAGATGACGAACATGATGATGGCCGTGAAAAAGGCGTTCACGATGACCCCCGTAAGCAGGATCGTGGAAGACTCCATACCCATCTGCCGGGATCCCAGGGCAAGGATCAACAGGATGGTCGCCAGGGCGCCGGCAAAGGCCGTTATGGGAATACCCATATTGAAACTGAAGCCCGCCAGTATGCCGAGAATCGCCCCGAAGGCCGCACCGCTCGAGATCCCAAGGATGAAGGGCTCGGCCAGGGGGTTTCTCAAGATGGCCTGGAATACCACTCCTCCGAGGGAGAGGGCGAAACCGACGATTCCTGAAAGAAGGATCCTCGGAAGCCGGATCCTGAGGAGGATCAAGCGTGCAGGATCGGACTCCTGAAGCTTTCCGGCTAGAAGGGACAGGAGCTTTCCCGGGGAGATATCGGCCGTTCCGAGGACAAGGGAAGCACCCGCCACAAGCAGGGACCCAAGGACAAGGAAAAGCGATACGATCGCCACCTTTCGTGGCGTCAAGGGCCGCTTGATTGGGGTCTCCTTTACACGCATATCCATGTCGGGATCCGGCCGCCTGGACGCCTCTCCCCCTTTCAGTTCCAATCCGCCTCCGGGTGAATGATCCGGGCCATCCTCTCAAGCCCTGCAACGATCCGGGGAGATGGTCGATCGATCAGGTCCGATTCGATGAGGCAAACCCTGCCCTTTCGGACCGCCGGGATGGACCGCCAGGCCATCCAATCCCTCCGCGCCTCCTCGAATCGTCCGCCCCTTTCCATGGAAGAGATCAAGATCACCTCGGGTTTCCTCCGGATGACCTCCTCGATACTGATTCGGGGATAGTTCGCCCTCTCATCCCGGGTGATGTTGATGCCGCCTGCCAGCCGGATCAGGTCATTATGATATGTGTTCCTGTTCACGGTCATGATCGGGCGGATGTTGATCTGAAGAAAAACCCGGGGTCTTCTCCTGGAGCCGACCTTCTCCTGAACGCTGCTCACCCGGCTCCACAGGCGCCTCGACAAGTGCTCGCCCCTCCCCGGGACACCACAGAGACGCCCCAGGATCGCCACGGACTGGATCACCTGCCCTAAATTTCTAGGATTTACCAGAAAGACCCGAATGCCGGCCTTCTCCAGCAACTCCACCGCATCCCGGGCGTTCCCGTCCACTGTCCCGATGACCAGGTCCGGGGCAAGGCTGATGATCTTTTCCACATTCAGGTTGATGTAGCTCCCGACTTTCGGTTTCCTGGAAGCCTCGGGCGGGTAAGAGCTGAACCGGGTCACCCCGACCACTCTCTCCCCCAGACCAAGGGAGAAAAGGATTTCCGTCAGGCTGGGAGCCAGGGAGACGATCCTCTGGGGAGGCGCATCCAGCCGGACCGATCTTCCGAGGGCGTCCGTGAAAACCGAGCACGGGGCCGAATCCGTCCAGGAGAAAATGAGAAAAAGGAGAGCCGACCCCAGAAGTGCCGTTTTTTTCAATCTGCCCATGCGTTACGCCCGCTGTGGTGGAAACCAAATCCCGGTAGCCCGGGACAGGGTACTTTTTCCGGGAAGTCGATTCCCCGTATTCACTTTGTAATCGCCCCTCCGGATTCTGTCAACGCCGGTCCCCGGGCTTTATGGAAGGGCGCCTGACTCCTTTGGGTAATAACCCCCATCCTTTCATTACGCGTCCCAAGCCCTTGTTCCCCCGTCCGCTTGGGAGAAAGGGACTTCCTCACCGGGTGTCCTCAGGTTTCGGTGGGTTCGATCACCCCTGAACCCCTCAGAAATCCACTCGAATTCCCCCGTAAACGCCCCCTTCCGGCATGGGGTAATAATAATAGGTCCCGCTGGAGGAAACGTAGAAACCGTAATCGGAATATTTTTCATTGAAAACGTTCGAGGCATTCAGGAAAAATTCCACTCCCTTGACCCTGTAGCTGGCATAAATGTCCACGGTCTGGTAATCATCCATTCTTTTTCCGCTGTTGCTCCGATCGTTTCCGAAGTATCGCTTTCCCACATAGTTGTACTGGACCCTGAACCTGCACCCCTCAAACGGCATGACCTCGATTCCGGCGTTTGCCTTCCAATCCGGCACCAGGGGGATCCTCTTCCCATTATCCTCCCCTGCGGTGAATTCCGCCCTTGCGTACCCTCCGCCCCCGTAAAGGGCCAGCAAATCCCACGGCTGGTACCTGACATCCATCTCCACCCCGATATGCCTGGTCTTGTCCAGGTTCTCGTTTTGCTGGGTAGCGCTGTTCCATGTTATTTCATCTTTAACGTCCATCCAGTAGGCCCTGATATTCACATAACAACCGGCAACCGGGGCCAGCCTGACCCCCGCCTCGTACCCGACGGCGCTCTCCTGTTCAAGGGACCGGTTCACGGCACCCGTGAAAAGATTGGTATATTCGTCCACCGCCGGGTACCTAAAGGAACGATAGACACGGAAATAGGCCTTGGAAGCAGGCTTGAAGTTCCATGCAATCCCGGCATTCCAGGCCCATTCACCCTTGTCCTTTTCCTCGTTGGTCACGGCGCCCGAAACATCCGCCCCCAACTTGATTACAGGCTTTTCGTACCTTAGGCCCACATTAAGGAGCAGCGAATCAGTCACGTTCCATTCGTTCTGGACATAACCGCCCAGGGTTCGCTTGCTGTGATCATAAAGATTGGTTCTGGCGCCCTTGAAGAATCCTTTCGTGGCTTCATAGGACGTCTTGTAGAGGTCAAGGCCAAGGGTCAGCCGGTTGTCATGCCCGACCAGGGGCCGATCCAATACATACTGGGTG contains:
- a CDS encoding SagB/ThcOx family dehydrogenase, producing MDISSIRYHDQTSYDRFRMSGHMLDWSDQPRPFKEYPGVEPVPLPEKVSLPGEFLSSILKEVGAGEEDFEALTLEQLSRVLLLSYSLTAKVRHGDGDFHFRSAASAGALYPTEVYLASKGTGGLEDGLYHFSILRHALNPLRRGRLCALVREMIPGEGAGDPAAVFFFTAVFYRSAWKYRDRAYRYHLLDTGHVLENLLLALKALKIPCMLHYDFDDRRVNRLLGVDERKEVALALACIPAKSTAAGDTDSADLLPLPEHLVRASRVAKREADYPLIRAMHESGIGGKGGGKPPHPLHQGPEPSPGHWWEVPSSAPWPEKISYSEVVFLRRSRRNFLKKPLEENEIMALLDSLCIPDPKAWPPEITGRGSLEIGFLLAEGGPFPSGFYLLDPVRRAFGMVIPGGLTDRMSRICLDQAWLGNAGIHFLFLADLEELDRRWGARGYRYAMMAAGRLGQRLYLAATALGLGCCGIGAFYDGEAFELLGLKGGVRLLYLVAVGRIKGGPGTGSL
- a CDS encoding lysophospholipid acyltransferase family protein → MEKTQFRWYDGALLRVVPPLAALLIKSWMLTCRVVETRGREKAEEALERAGGRAVFGTWHQRMSYHFHHLGARGITVMISQSRDGEYAARVATWLGFKNVRGSSTRGGSKALRDLIERLKEGAIGGMLADGPQGPPRVAKIGSVLMARNAGVPLIPVLWGADRCWVLNSWDRFLVPKPFARIALYYGDPIWVPPEADGEVLEVYRRRFEDLLNQGARWCDEQFGAERPWRKAGKKGLPEIGPLPPPS
- a CDS encoding energy transducer TonB encodes the protein MRPLLPAAGLALMLHGLIFYFSPHWSPKIVPPRLRKEPLSLALSYRESPKKVISSPPRETASERRPPLAPPKKSTPPPPRKRRSQPPKPAKKPQKKMTMHPPRVLKTREIRRSPPPKPSPAPAKVPEPGPVASISPSLGNPGRGSSFHLRGPNAVLRQSPVRGAGRAESAAPAAPTLREAMPLYKENRPPRYPRIARRRGYQGVVQMEVLVDREGKAKEVRLLHSSGYPVLDKAALNAVRKWRFEPGKRGDEPVEMWVVVPVRFRLK
- a CDS encoding biopolymer transporter ExbD; this encodes MKVRIPGPRRPRIEMLPLIDIVFLLLVFFIYAMLSMAVHRGLPVRLPVSNTAKIDKTSIISVTVKEDGTVYLDKRKTNLRGLEQELRRRARGGGEKGVLLFADRGLPYQRLFQVLDTIRTAGLTRISLQAEVDSSP
- a CDS encoding MotA/TolQ/ExbB proton channel family protein, whose protein sequence is MIDFFIKGGPVMYPLLLCSILSLTVILERAFFWVREDFHRNQPLVDEVLELCRQGDWEKIKEKVRGSKDYIIRILVSGILHREFSMSKAMETAAADEIKRMRRYLIVLDTMITVAPLLGIFGTVIGIISSFELLGTAGIEHPQAVTAGIAQALITTASGLGIAILSVLPYNYFNSRVENAASAIEKYATSLEIVYEKLVSASEEEGGERP
- a CDS encoding ABC transporter ATP-binding protein, which produces MDPILTLRNVGYRYGSTWAVRNVSLEVSPGDILGILGPNGSGKSTLLRIMDGILVPREGEVLLRGRPLKGIKRPQLAREVAMVSQENHFRFSFSVLEVVLMGRFPHLKGLRFEDERDLEAAEEALRATDALALAGRSIHELSGGEKQRVLLARALAQEPEIILLDEPTSFLDLKYKGEIFGLISSLSREKGLSVVLVSHDIDLAARYCHRLVLLKEGEVFDIGDPGVVLTGPALEAVYDCPVLVDRHPATGKPRVSLM
- a CDS encoding iron ABC transporter permease; protein product: MELKGGEASRRPDPDMDMRVKETPIKRPLTPRKVAIVSLFLVLGSLLVAGASLVLGTADISPGKLLSLLAGKLQESDPARLILLRIRLPRILLSGIVGFALSLGGVVFQAILRNPLAEPFILGISSGAAFGAILGILAGFSFNMGIPITAFAGALATILLILALGSRQMGMESSTILLTGVIVNAFFTAIIMFVISTTADSRLHTMLFWLYGDLSQSRYIPLAVLTPVLLAGSVVLYAHARHLNLMTAGEEVASQLGVEVERTKKVCLVIISLVIGLVVSFSGLIGFVGLIVPHLTRMALGSDHRLLIPAASIGGAAFLVAADTIARTVISPNEIPVGVVTAFLGAPFFIYLLKTRGSRWTRS
- a CDS encoding cobalamin-binding protein, which codes for MGRLKKTALLGSALLFLIFSWTDSAPCSVFTDALGRSVRLDAPPQRIVSLAPSLTEILFSLGLGERVVGVTRFSSYPPEASRKPKVGSYINLNVEKIISLAPDLVIGTVDGNARDAVELLEKAGIRVFLVNPRNLGQVIQSVAILGRLCGVPGRGEHLSRRLWSRVSSVQEKVGSRRRPRVFLQINIRPIMTVNRNTYHNDLIRLAGGINITRDERANYPRISIEEVIRRKPEVILISSMERGGRFEEARRDWMAWRSIPAVRKGRVCLIESDLIDRPSPRIVAGLERMARIIHPEADWN
- a CDS encoding TonB-dependent receptor; the protein is MKRCFVGMLILILGVSFSGRCGAQEEENGPVAALPEVVVTGTRFEQKVEKIPARVTVIGAEEIQKSGAQSVPDILRSLGGVFVRDLNGNGNNQSVDMGGFGESADRHVAVLINGRRVNPIDQSGVRWSDIPVENIERIEVLHGAGSVLYGDNAMGGVINIVTKDWDGVTRIASEIGVGTWDTRKGHVETAFGKEGLGVVLGATRYRTDGYRDRSGKEQTHFYSKIRCDASDTVSLFFETDVNYSKVQFPGSLIEAQMDRNRKQSVNTSDEGMDGETTFVAGVEADWGEGGQWNLHISHRNENRDSDMASWWSYMTFNVRTNGLTTQYVLDRPLVGHDNRLTLGLDLYKTSYEATKGFFKGARTNLYDHSKRTLGGYVQNEWNVTDSLLLNVGLRYEKPVIKLGADVSGAVTNEEKDKGEWAWNAGIAWNFKPASKAYFRVYRSFRYPAVDEYTNLFTGAVNRSLEQESAVGYEAGVRLAPVAGCYVNIRAYWMDVKDEITWNSATQQNENLDKTRHIGVEMDVRYQPWDLLALYGGGGYARAEFTAGEDNGKRIPLVPDWKANAGIEVMPFEGCRFRVQYNYVGKRYFGNDRSNSGKRMDDYQTVDIYASYRVKGVEFFLNASNVFNEKYSDYGFYVSSSGTYYYYPMPEGGVYGGIRVDF